Proteins co-encoded in one uncultured Bacteroides sp. genomic window:
- a CDS encoding DUF1573 domain-containing protein, producing the protein MKKTLFLLMLLFLGVTYASAEKQAEIMFDRTTHDFGKFSEDSPKVKCVFTFTNTGDAPLVINQAVASCGCTIPDYTKEPIMPGKKGTIEVTYNGAGKYPGEFKKSITVRSNAKSELTRIYIKGEMTPKTVKSAKN; encoded by the coding sequence ATGAAAAAGACATTATTTTTATTGATGCTCCTCTTTTTAGGAGTTACGTATGCTTCCGCTGAAAAGCAGGCGGAAATTATGTTCGACAGAACAACACATGATTTCGGTAAATTCTCTGAAGACAGCCCAAAAGTAAAATGTGTATTTACATTTACGAATACCGGAGATGCACCGTTAGTAATTAATCAAGCTGTGGCTTCTTGCGGATGTACTATTCCTGACTACACCAAGGAACCAATTATGCCAGGTAAAAAAGGAACTATCGAAGTTACTTACAATGGGGCAGGTAAATATCCTGGTGAATTTAAGAAAAGCATCACAGTAAGGAGCAATGCCAAATCAGAGTTGACTAGAATATATATCAAGGGGGAGATGACCCCCAAAACAGTAAAAAGCGCAAAGAATTAA
- a CDS encoding transposase, which translates to METRPTSSRSLDAYYHINGDTFEKQYKEVLSGYRRWNEYSHADEWLIFPDNVGKRLCIDETSISDGELYTIVSNPEARGREGSLVALVKGVSSNDVIDTLKLIPEDKRCVVEEVTMDLSNSMNLIIRRCFPKAKRTIDRFHVQKLACDALQEMRIAHRWDAIQADTDAKEEAKEKGEDYQPATFANGDTQKQLLARSRYLLFKSMDKWTESQKERAAILFDIYPDIKEAYSLTHSLRMIFNKNTVKDAARMSLARWYDKVDNSGFKSFNVIAGTLYEHYDEVLNFFTNRATNAFAESFNAKIKQFRAQLRGVIDIKFFFFRLSKLYA; encoded by the coding sequence ATGGAGACGAGACCTACGAGCTCCCGTTCGCTTGATGCTTATTATCATATAAACGGGGATACGTTTGAAAAACAGTATAAAGAAGTCCTGAGTGGCTATCGTCGATGGAATGAATATTCTCATGCGGATGAGTGGCTTATATTCCCGGATAATGTTGGTAAACGGCTTTGCATTGATGAGACATCCATAAGTGACGGCGAGCTTTATACCATAGTCTCCAATCCCGAAGCACGTGGGAGAGAAGGGTCGCTGGTAGCTTTGGTTAAAGGTGTTTCCTCAAATGATGTAATCGATACTTTAAAACTCATACCTGAGGATAAACGATGTGTCGTGGAAGAAGTTACAATGGATCTGTCCAATAGCATGAATCTTATAATCCGAAGATGTTTTCCAAAAGCCAAGCGTACAATTGATCGTTTCCATGTTCAAAAGTTGGCATGTGATGCATTGCAGGAAATGAGAATAGCACATCGTTGGGATGCCATTCAAGCCGATACGGATGCAAAAGAAGAAGCTAAGGAAAAAGGAGAAGATTATCAGCCTGCCACATTTGCAAACGGTGATACGCAAAAACAATTGTTGGCAAGGAGTCGATATTTACTGTTCAAATCCATGGACAAATGGACGGAAAGCCAAAAGGAAAGAGCGGCAATATTGTTTGATATCTATCCCGATATAAAAGAAGCTTATTCTCTAACGCACTCACTGAGAATGATATTCAACAAGAACACGGTAAAGGATGCAGCCAGGATGTCACTTGCACGTTGGTATGACAAAGTGGACAACTCTGGCTTTAAAAGCTTTAATGTCATAGCAGGAACATTGTACGAACATTACGACGAGGTATTGAACTTCTTTACAAACAGGGCTACCAATGCGTTTGCAGAATCTTTTAATGCAAAGATCAAACAATTTAGGGCACAGCTTAGAGGAGTGATTGATATAAAGTTTTTCTTCTTTAGATTGAGTAAGCTTTATGCCTAG
- a CDS encoding TonB-dependent receptor yields the protein MGMELTGAPTDASIFGHITDTKTKEHLAYINVSIKGTTIGTTSDASGHFLMENLPIGNWILEFRSVGYRTLSMNVSVTKKKTTELDVELTPDLISLDEVVISSNRNETTKRLAPSLVNILDTKLFEDTHSNCLAQGLDFQSGVRVENTCHTCGSEQVRINGMDGSYSQVLMDSRPIYSSLAGLYGLEQIPQSMIERVEVMKGGGSALYGSSAIAGTINIITKEPARNSGEFSHDLTSIGGTNAFENTTNLNASLVTDDRKAGLFIFGQSRYRDGYDRDKDGFTDLARMDNKTIGLHSYLKTSNYSKLSFEYHNITDFRRGGNKIDFQPHEADVAEEARHSINGGGINFDLFSPDYKHKINLYTSMQSIARKSYSGVGQDTRGYGNTDNLTYAAGGQYTYNWDKCLFMPAQFTGGAEYTYDNLHDEILGYNRDIRQTVHTESVFLQNEWKNETWGFLFGGRIDKHNLISNAIFSPRITLRYNPTKKVNFRLSYSTGFRAPQLYDDDLHVSAVGGQISTIHSIAGLKPEKSKSLSASMDFYHTIGEVPVNFRLEGFYTNLKDVFVLNDVGTDSEGNILKERSNGSGAKVMGVTADGKAAFSTLLQIEAGATLQSSRYKEADNWSLTEDLSTKKMLRTPDLYGYFTAKLIPVKRFEAAISGTYTGSMLVPHAAGYIEKDINVTTPDFFDINFKLSYAFPVYQQIALQINTGIQNIFDTYQSDQDKGKNRDSDFVYGPTLPRCYFIGGKINF from the coding sequence ATGGGTATGGAGCTAACAGGAGCACCCACTGACGCAAGTATCTTTGGGCATATTACCGATACTAAAACAAAAGAACATCTGGCTTATATCAATGTATCAATTAAAGGAACAACAATAGGTACCACATCTGATGCTTCGGGCCATTTTCTTATGGAGAATCTTCCAATAGGCAACTGGATTCTTGAATTCAGATCGGTTGGTTACCGCACCTTATCAATGAACGTTTCTGTCACTAAAAAGAAAACAACAGAGCTCGATGTGGAACTGACTCCAGATCTTATCTCGCTTGATGAGGTTGTGATTAGCAGTAACCGGAATGAAACAACCAAACGACTGGCTCCTTCTTTAGTGAATATTCTGGATACAAAACTATTTGAAGATACCCACTCTAATTGTCTGGCTCAGGGACTTGATTTCCAATCTGGAGTACGTGTAGAAAACACCTGTCATACCTGTGGCTCTGAACAAGTTCGGATTAATGGGATGGACGGTTCTTATAGTCAGGTATTAATGGATTCACGCCCCATCTACAGTTCATTGGCTGGATTATATGGGCTTGAACAGATTCCTCAGAGCATGATTGAACGCGTTGAGGTTATGAAAGGTGGTGGCTCGGCACTCTATGGCTCGTCAGCCATTGCAGGAACCATAAACATTATTACCAAAGAACCGGCCCGTAACTCAGGTGAGTTTTCTCATGATCTGACTTCCATAGGCGGAACAAATGCATTCGAGAATACCACGAATCTGAACGCTTCACTTGTTACTGACGACCGTAAAGCAGGCTTATTCATCTTTGGACAAAGCAGATACCGTGACGGATATGACCGTGATAAGGACGGGTTTACAGATCTGGCCAGAATGGATAATAAAACAATCGGTCTGCATTCATATCTCAAAACAAGCAATTATTCGAAGTTATCTTTTGAGTATCATAACATAACCGATTTCAGACGAGGTGGTAACAAAATAGATTTTCAGCCTCACGAAGCCGATGTGGCAGAAGAAGCAAGGCATTCCATCAATGGTGGTGGAATAAACTTTGATCTATTTTCACCCGACTATAAGCACAAAATCAATCTATACACATCCATGCAGAGTATTGCAAGAAAGAGTTATTCAGGCGTTGGTCAGGATACACGAGGATATGGTAACACAGACAATCTGACTTATGCAGCAGGTGGTCAGTATACATACAACTGGGACAAATGTCTTTTTATGCCGGCTCAGTTTACCGGTGGTGCTGAATACACCTATGATAATCTTCATGACGAGATTCTAGGGTATAACCGTGATATAAGACAAACTGTTCATACAGAGAGTGTATTCCTGCAAAACGAATGGAAGAATGAAACCTGGGGCTTTTTATTTGGAGGAAGAATTGATAAGCACAACCTGATTAGCAATGCAATATTCAGTCCGCGTATAACCTTGAGATACAACCCAACAAAGAAAGTAAATTTCCGACTGAGTTATTCCACAGGATTCCGTGCTCCTCAGCTATATGACGATGATCTTCATGTATCTGCCGTTGGCGGACAAATTTCCACTATCCATTCAATTGCTGGTCTGAAGCCTGAAAAATCAAAAAGCTTAAGTGCTTCTATGGATTTTTACCATACCATTGGCGAGGTTCCTGTAAATTTTCGATTAGAAGGTTTCTACACAAATCTGAAAGACGTGTTTGTTCTTAATGATGTAGGCACAGACAGTGAAGGAAATATCCTGAAAGAACGTTCAAACGGTAGCGGTGCAAAAGTAATGGGAGTAACAGCGGATGGTAAAGCGGCCTTTTCAACCTTATTGCAGATAGAAGCAGGAGCTACATTACAAAGCAGCAGATATAAAGAGGCAGATAATTGGAGTTTAACGGAAGATCTTTCAACAAAAAAAATGCTTCGCACACCAGATTTATATGGTTACTTCACAGCTAAACTTATCCCTGTGAAAAGATTTGAGGCAGCAATATCCGGTACATATACAGGTAGTATGCTTGTTCCCCACGCAGCAGGTTATATTGAAAAGGATATAAATGTAACAACGCCCGATTTCTTCGATATAAATTTTAAATTAAGTTACGCATTCCCTGTGTATCAGCAAATAGCTCTACAGATAAACACAGGAATTCAGAATATATTTGATACTTATCAGTCCGACCAGGATAAAGGGAAAAACCGTGACTCCGATTTTGTTTACGGACCAACTTTACCAAGATGCTACTTTATAGGAGGAAAAATAAACTTCTGA
- the panB gene encoding 3-methyl-2-oxobutanoate hydroxymethyltransferase, producing MAGYISEDTRKVTTHRLIEMKQRGEKISMLTSYDYTMAKIVDGAGIDVILVGDSASNTMAGNVTTLPITLDQMIYHGKSVVRGVNRAMVVVDMPFGSYQGNPLEGLASAIRIMKESLADALKLEGGEEIIETVQRILSAGIPVMGHLGLMPQSINKYGTYTVRAKDDVEAEKLVHDAHLLEEAGCFAIVLEKIPAVLAERVARELTIPIIGIGAGGKVDGQVLVIQDMLGMSQGFSPKFLRRYADLHTVMTEAIGQYVTDVKSSDFPNEKEQY from the coding sequence ATGGCTGGATACATTTCTGAAGATACAAGAAAGGTGACTACTCACCGTCTTATCGAAATGAAACAAAGAGGAGAGAAGATTTCAATGCTTACCTCCTATGATTATACCATGGCAAAGATTGTTGATGGCGCAGGTATTGACGTAATATTGGTTGGAGACTCAGCATCAAACACCATGGCAGGAAACGTTACCACGTTGCCTATTACACTTGATCAGATGATTTATCACGGTAAATCTGTTGTTCGCGGCGTGAACCGTGCAATGGTTGTTGTTGATATGCCTTTCGGTTCATACCAAGGGAATCCGCTTGAGGGACTTGCTTCGGCAATCCGTATCATGAAGGAGTCTCTTGCTGATGCGCTGAAACTTGAAGGTGGTGAAGAGATTATTGAAACTGTTCAACGTATTCTTTCTGCCGGAATTCCTGTTATGGGACACCTGGGACTAATGCCTCAATCAATAAATAAATACGGTACATATACTGTACGCGCAAAGGATGATGTTGAAGCAGAAAAATTGGTTCACGATGCACACTTGTTGGAAGAAGCCGGATGCTTTGCCATTGTTCTTGAAAAAATTCCTGCTGTACTGGCAGAACGTGTAGCTAGGGAGCTGACTATTCCTATTATCGGAATCGGTGCCGGCGGAAAGGTTGATGGTCAGGTGCTGGTTATTCAGGATATGTTGGGAATGAGCCAGGGCTTCAGCCCTAAGTTCCTTCGTCGCTACGCCGATCTTCACACAGTGATGACCGAAGCTATCGGACAATACGTGACGGATGTAAAGAGCTCTGACTTTCCTAATGAGAAAGAACAATATTAA
- a CDS encoding HAD family hydrolase, producing MKESKTIAALFDFDGVVMDTETQYSIFWGEQGRKYHPELPGFDRLIKGQTLIQIYDKYFADMKEAQEQIRKDLDLFEMNMTYDYIPGVLDFIDDLRKHDVKLAVVTSSNTKKMENVYRSHPELPQLFDTIVTANLFKESKPNPECFILGAEILGATPQDSYVFEDSFHGLKAGNAAGSTVIGLATTNQREAIEGKAHYIIDDFKGFTFEKLVEVKA from the coding sequence ATGAAAGAATCTAAAACAATAGCAGCTCTTTTCGACTTTGACGGTGTGGTAATGGATACAGAAACCCAATATAGCATATTTTGGGGAGAGCAGGGACGTAAATATCATCCTGAACTTCCAGGCTTCGATAGGCTGATTAAGGGACAGACATTAATACAGATCTACGATAAGTACTTCGCTGATATGAAAGAGGCTCAGGAGCAGATTCGTAAGGATCTTGATCTTTTCGAGATGAATATGACTTATGACTACATTCCCGGTGTGCTCGACTTTATTGACGACCTGCGTAAACACGATGTGAAACTGGCCGTTGTAACAAGTTCTAATACCAAAAAGATGGAGAATGTGTATCGTTCGCATCCGGAATTGCCCCAGCTGTTTGATACCATTGTAACTGCTAATCTGTTTAAGGAATCAAAGCCCAATCCTGAATGTTTTATCCTGGGTGCTGAAATACTTGGCGCCACTCCCCAAGATAGTTATGTATTTGAGGACTCCTTCCACGGTCTGAAAGCAGGTAATGCTGCCGGATCAACCGTTATTGGACTGGCTACTACAAATCAACGCGAGGCGATAGAAGGCAAGGCTCATTATATTATTGATGATTTCAAAGGTTTCACTTTTGAAAAACTTGTAGAAGTAAAAGCATAA
- a CDS encoding Crp/Fnr family transcriptional regulator: MISILLENPLFRGTTPDELSLNFEGVNYQIKSFRKGDILAFQGDVCNKLVILLKGSVRGEMIDYSGKLIKIEDISAPRALAPLFLFGTENKFPVEVTANEEVEALFIPKESVLLLFQRNKRFLENYMNTSANYAKTLSDKLFFLSFKNIKQKLASYILRLSATADDNVVMDRSQQEMADYFGVSRPSLARELSHMQDEGLISVDRKHIRILKKEKLKELIR; the protein is encoded by the coding sequence ATGATCAGCATACTGTTAGAAAATCCACTCTTCAGGGGAACTACTCCCGACGAACTCTCCCTAAATTTTGAAGGAGTGAATTATCAGATTAAGAGCTTCAGGAAAGGAGATATACTCGCCTTTCAGGGTGATGTGTGCAATAAGCTGGTCATTCTTCTGAAAGGAAGTGTTCGTGGAGAGATGATTGATTACTCGGGTAAGCTGATAAAAATAGAAGATATCTCCGCCCCTCGTGCCCTCGCTCCTCTTTTCCTTTTCGGTACTGAGAATAAGTTTCCTGTTGAGGTTACTGCCAATGAAGAGGTAGAGGCTTTGTTTATTCCTAAAGAAAGTGTATTGTTACTCTTCCAGCGTAACAAGCGTTTTCTGGAGAACTATATGAATACCTCGGCAAACTATGCCAAGACTCTTTCCGACAAGCTTTTCTTTCTATCCTTTAAGAATATAAAGCAAAAACTAGCATCTTATATTCTTCGTCTATCTGCTACCGCTGACGATAACGTCGTTATGGACCGTTCACAACAGGAGATGGCCGATTATTTTGGTGTGTCTCGTCCGTCACTTGCCCGCGAACTTTCGCACATGCAGGATGAAGGACTTATATCCGTAGACCGAAAACATATCCGCATTCTTAAAAAGGAAAAGCTAAAAGAGCTGATCCGATGA
- a CDS encoding hemerythrin domain-containing protein → MKPAEDLIHDHKAIEIILRVLTKISEYIKMHHEPEIEELEKIIDFLRIFADKFHHGKEETIYFPELIEAGMSNENSPVGVMLFEHEVGRGYIKDMALAVEIIKNGDKFAVDRLIESIDSYVELMRNHIQKENNILFPLGDKLIPLEKQNALYKHFKVMEERLFGQDSQKYFHELLHQLEKKYGV, encoded by the coding sequence ATGAAACCTGCAGAAGATTTAATACATGACCATAAGGCTATAGAAATAATACTTAGGGTTTTAACAAAAATTTCAGAGTATATAAAGATGCATCATGAGCCTGAAATAGAAGAACTTGAGAAAATAATTGATTTTCTGAGAATATTTGCAGATAAATTCCATCATGGCAAAGAAGAAACTATTTATTTCCCGGAACTTATTGAGGCAGGTATGTCAAATGAGAACAGCCCTGTTGGGGTAATGCTATTTGAACATGAAGTTGGCAGAGGATATATAAAAGATATGGCTTTGGCTGTTGAGATCATCAAGAATGGAGATAAGTTTGCTGTGGACAGATTAATCGAGTCTATAGATAGTTATGTTGAGCTGATGAGAAATCACATTCAGAAAGAAAATAATATATTATTTCCATTAGGTGATAAATTAATACCTTTAGAAAAACAAAATGCTTTATATAAGCATTTTAAGGTTATGGAAGAAAGGCTTTTCGGGCAAGACTCTCAAAAATATTTCCATGAATTACTGCATCAATTAGAAAAGAAATACGGAGTCTGA
- a CDS encoding MFS transporter — translation MNTLSPAKLWTANFIWAYVSNFLLFVSLYMFLPILPMYLVGRFPGTTIGQAGLVLAFFAGAMFIVGPFYSYIIDTYKRKDVCMFSFLTVIAIVAGYSVIGSMLWIAVLRLLQGALFGVTTATSSTVAIDITSSTRRSEGNISFSWAGRLGMAFGPMIGLLLYSYSDLKTVLYASIVSGVVGILSLAMVRVPFRAPMGTKVLSTDRFLLYRGRVTAGNLVLVSIIFGMLISTINVYAISVNLQYATIRFFGAIGCGFILAMVANRIVFVEADFRARIVSGLILIILSLLLLITHYEEVSLITSGVLIGIGFGLTASDFLEMLAHPIFSGARHKAYSI, via the coding sequence ATGAATACACTCTCTCCTGCAAAGTTGTGGACTGCCAACTTTATATGGGCATATGTTAGCAATTTTTTGCTTTTTGTGTCGCTTTACATGTTTTTACCGATACTTCCTATGTATCTGGTGGGAAGATTTCCCGGTACAACCATTGGTCAGGCTGGCTTAGTACTTGCGTTCTTTGCAGGAGCGATGTTTATTGTAGGTCCTTTTTACAGTTATATTATTGATACATACAAACGCAAAGATGTTTGTATGTTTTCTTTTTTAACTGTTATTGCCATCGTGGCAGGCTATTCTGTGATTGGAAGTATGCTGTGGATAGCTGTACTGAGGTTGCTTCAGGGTGCCTTGTTTGGCGTCACAACTGCTACCAGCAGTACGGTGGCGATTGACATAACATCTTCCACCCGCCGCAGTGAAGGGAATATCAGTTTTTCATGGGCTGGGCGACTGGGTATGGCTTTTGGTCCCATGATCGGTCTGTTACTTTACAGCTATTCCGACTTGAAAACAGTGCTTTATGCTTCTATTGTTTCAGGAGTCGTTGGCATTCTTTCTTTGGCTATGGTTCGTGTTCCGTTCCGTGCTCCGATGGGAACCAAAGTTCTTTCCACAGACCGTTTCCTGCTTTACCGTGGAAGAGTTACTGCCGGAAATCTTGTATTGGTTTCTATTATCTTTGGAATGCTGATTTCTACTATTAATGTATATGCCATTTCTGTTAATTTGCAGTATGCTACGATCCGTTTCTTCGGAGCCATCGGCTGTGGATTTATTTTGGCCATGGTGGCTAATCGGATTGTCTTTGTTGAGGCTGACTTTCGTGCGCGTATTGTAAGTGGGCTGATTCTGATTATCCTCTCTTTACTGCTACTTATTACCCATTACGAAGAAGTTTCTTTGATCACTTCCGGAGTGTTGATAGGAATTGGATTTGGCTTGACTGCATCAGACTTTCTGGAAATGTTGGCTCACCCGATATTTAGTGGGGCTAGGCATAAAGCTTACTCAATCTAA
- a CDS encoding porin family protein has translation MMKKNLFLILFALMCSFPVFSQISWNVKAGFNMSNWSKGSSDTKFDFLCGIGIEYAFDQTWALQPSLLISSKGKKQSLSTGTMTVNQVYAELPVMAAARLRVSDNVNIVLSAGPYFAYGIGGKTSWSDIYDDENTFENDGLSDVMDLDKFDAGIGSGVALEISRFIISIGGEWGLTNLGSINYSPKNENYTLSVGYKF, from the coding sequence ATGATGAAAAAGAATCTATTTTTAATATTATTTGCGCTTATGTGCTCATTCCCAGTATTTTCACAAATATCATGGAATGTCAAAGCCGGATTTAATATGAGCAATTGGAGCAAAGGGAGTTCAGACACGAAATTTGACTTTCTTTGTGGCATAGGTATTGAATATGCCTTTGATCAAACCTGGGCTTTGCAACCTTCTCTTTTAATTTCTTCTAAAGGAAAAAAACAAAGTTTGTCAACTGGAACGATGACAGTTAATCAAGTATATGCAGAACTTCCCGTTATGGCAGCTGCAAGACTCAGAGTATCTGATAATGTAAATATTGTTTTGAGTGCAGGTCCTTATTTTGCTTATGGAATTGGTGGAAAAACATCTTGGAGTGACATTTATGATGACGAAAATACTTTCGAAAATGACGGCTTATCAGATGTCATGGATTTAGATAAATTTGATGCCGGAATAGGAAGTGGTGTAGCCTTGGAAATAAGCCGGTTTATCATTAGTATTGGTGGAGAATGGGGACTAACAAATTTAGGCAGCATTAATTATAGTCCTAAAAATGAGAATTACACTTTAAGTGTAGGATACAAGTTCTAA
- a CDS encoding MATE family efflux transporter → MSVKNNPHILGTESIGKLLLQYSIPAIIGMTVTSLYNIIDSIFIGHGVGAIAISGLAISFPLMNLVIAFCTLVGTGGATISSIRLGQKDLAGATEVLGTVLMLCLINSVLFGGLFLLFLDPILIFFGASETTLPYARDFMQVILLGTPISYTMISLNNVMRATGYPKKAMLSSMITVVANVIIAPIFIFKFHWGIRGAALATIISQSIGMVWVLHHFLNKENYVHFKKGFHVVRTRIVKTIFSIGMAPFLMNVCACGIVIVINNILQKSGGDMAIGAYGIINRVLMLFVMIIMGLTMGMQPIIGYNYGANQMKRVKQTLKIGIASGVTINTLGFIACVFFPYAISSMFTSEKSLIDIAATGLRISVLAFPIVASQIVISNFFQSIGKAKVSIFLSLSRQLVYLLPCLLVFPHLLGTTGVWWSMVVSDVMAFVTAILILFYHFRRVARKEQPLV, encoded by the coding sequence ATGTCTGTTAAGAACAACCCTCACATTCTCGGAACCGAGAGCATTGGTAAATTATTGCTTCAATATTCAATCCCGGCTATTATCGGGATGACAGTGACCTCACTTTATAACATTATAGATAGTATATTCATAGGCCACGGTGTGGGTGCGATAGCTATCTCCGGACTCGCTATTTCCTTTCCGCTGATGAACCTTGTAATTGCATTCTGTACGCTGGTAGGAACCGGAGGAGCGACTATATCTTCTATCCGCCTGGGACAGAAAGACCTAGCCGGAGCTACTGAAGTATTGGGAACTGTATTAATGCTTTGCCTGATTAACTCTGTTCTGTTCGGAGGATTGTTCCTTCTGTTTCTGGACCCTATCCTGATCTTTTTCGGAGCAAGTGAAACAACGCTGCCTTATGCGCGTGATTTTATGCAGGTTATACTTCTTGGTACACCAATATCATACACTATGATTAGTTTGAACAACGTAATGCGCGCCACCGGTTATCCAAAGAAAGCCATGCTTTCGTCTATGATTACCGTTGTTGCGAATGTAATCATTGCCCCTATATTTATTTTCAAATTCCATTGGGGAATCCGTGGTGCTGCTCTTGCAACAATTATCTCACAATCCATCGGAATGGTATGGGTGCTTCATCATTTTCTGAATAAAGAAAACTATGTTCACTTTAAGAAAGGCTTTCATGTAGTAAGAACCCGGATTGTGAAGACTATCTTTTCCATTGGCATGGCTCCTTTCCTGATGAATGTCTGTGCATGTGGAATAGTTATCGTGATAAATAATATTCTCCAAAAAAGTGGCGGTGACATGGCAATCGGAGCCTACGGTATTATAAACCGCGTGCTTATGCTGTTCGTTATGATTATCATGGGACTCACAATGGGTATGCAGCCAATTATAGGATATAACTATGGAGCCAATCAGATGAAAAGAGTTAAGCAGACTTTAAAAATAGGTATTGCTTCGGGTGTCACCATCAATACCTTAGGATTCATAGCATGTGTATTTTTCCCTTATGCCATATCTTCAATGTTCACCAGCGAGAAATCGTTAATAGACATTGCTGCAACAGGTTTACGTATCTCTGTCCTGGCATTTCCCATTGTAGCCAGCCAGATTGTTATATCGAACTTCTTTCAGAGTATCGGAAAAGCAAAAGTAAGTATTTTCCTTTCACTCTCACGACAACTGGTTTATCTTCTACCTTGTTTACTGGTATTTCCTCACTTGCTTGGAACAACCGGTGTGTGGTGGAGCATGGTTGTGTCTGATGTTATGGCATTCGTTACAGCCATATTAATATTGTTTTATCATTTCAGAAGAGTTGCCAGGAAAGAGCAGCCTTTAGTCTGA
- a CDS encoding flavodoxin domain-containing protein codes for MKKHVKSNVYWVGQNDWELRRFPGYEYSTYRGTRYNSFIIQEEKTVLIDTVITSFSSDFVKNLAKEIDLSSIDYIICTQAEEDHSGALPELMSLIPDTPIYCTENGRDVLKGNYQQDWNFVTIKGEERLSIGNGKELVLVDFPLSTYPDTMFCYMSIDNILFSNVLFGQHFSSELLFNDLVVQYDLSFESIKYYANLLSPLSNVVTKKINDCIKRNIPLDMICPSHGILWRNNNLQIVTNYLMWANNYHENQVTIIYDTMYKGTRAIAQSIAEGIYVADPHVNIKLLNASICNRNDIITEIFRSKGVLVGSPCMNHCILPSISLILDIAKGLKFKNKKAAAFGSCGLKDLSIGIVDKKLKEAGFDIVMDPISFKCSLTDEALEASRNYGWLFWDLLSRND; via the coding sequence ATGAAGAAACATGTCAAAAGCAATGTCTATTGGGTTGGTCAAAACGATTGGGAATTGAGAAGATTCCCAGGCTATGAATATTCTACTTACAGAGGAACGAGGTATAATTCTTTTATTATACAAGAAGAGAAAACCGTTTTAATAGATACTGTAATAACGAGCTTTAGTAGCGATTTTGTTAAAAATCTGGCGAAGGAAATAGATTTATCATCCATAGATTACATTATTTGCACTCAAGCTGAGGAGGATCATAGTGGCGCATTGCCCGAGCTGATGAGTCTCATTCCTGATACTCCAATCTATTGCACAGAAAATGGCAGAGATGTTCTTAAAGGTAATTATCAACAGGATTGGAATTTTGTCACTATTAAGGGGGAAGAGAGGTTATCTATCGGGAATGGAAAAGAGTTGGTCCTTGTTGATTTTCCTTTATCCACTTATCCCGATACCATGTTCTGTTATATGAGTATTGATAATATCTTGTTCAGTAATGTCCTATTCGGGCAGCATTTCAGTTCAGAACTATTATTTAATGACTTGGTAGTTCAGTATGATTTAAGTTTTGAATCCATTAAATATTATGCAAATCTACTATCTCCATTGAGTAATGTAGTAACAAAGAAAATTAATGATTGTATTAAAAGGAATATTCCTTTGGATATGATTTGTCCAAGCCATGGTATTCTCTGGCGAAATAATAATTTGCAAATTGTTACCAATTATTTAATGTGGGCGAATAATTACCATGAAAATCAGGTGACTATTATTTACGATACAATGTATAAAGGTACCAGGGCTATTGCCCAAAGTATAGCAGAAGGTATCTATGTTGCTGATCCTCATGTGAACATTAAATTGCTAAATGCATCAATATGTAATAGAAATGATATAATTACGGAAATATTTCGTTCAAAAGGAGTGTTGGTAGGTTCCCCTTGCATGAATCATTGTATACTTCCATCAATCAGCTTAATTCTTGACATCGCAAAAGGATTGAAATTTAAGAATAAAAAGGCGGCAGCTTTCGGCAGTTGTGGCTTGAAAGATTTGTCAATAGGGATTGTAGATAAAAAGTTGAAAGAAGCGGGATTTGATATTGTAATGGATCCGATCAGTTTTAAATGTTCACTTACCGATGAAGCGTTAGAAGCAAGCAGAAACTATGGATGGCTCTTCTGGGACTTATTAAGCCGGAACGATTAA